A stretch of DNA from Anopheles ziemanni chromosome 3, idAnoZiCoDA_A2_x.2, whole genome shotgun sequence:
TATCCTTGGATTGATTCCGAATTGGTTATGGTGCCCTTGGTCGATAGTTCCGGCTGATATTCATTCTTGGAAATTAACAGGCATACGACCATTTAATGATTTGTTTAACATGATGGtaaaagaaatggaacaacTTCATCGGTGTTCAAAGgaacagtttttattttaaatcctcCTGTTCCCCCTCTTCTACAACAGATAAATTATTCTGCTCAAAGAGAAATAAACAGTCCACACTTCCAGGGTTCTGCCAACTAGTGCTAAAACAGATGTTTGCCTTGGCCACATAGCTGGACACAATTATGCTTTTCAATTGTACAGACACGATGACAACTTTCGGAAACGTGTGATAGTGGCCAGTGCGTGGGGAAACTAGAGAAACGAAGCTAAGGTTtacttcttctccttcttctcgcCCGGctggttgttttcgttttcggcgGCATCCTTGGCCTTCTTCGCGCGGGCACCAGCGTGGCGGGCAATCAAACGAGCCTGGCGGATGGCCTCGAACGCGCCGtacttcttcatcttctcggTGATCGTTCCGAGCGTCACCTCAGGCTTGCTGTTCGTGATTGGCATCACATCACCCTTAAGCTGCTTGGCCAGCTTGCGCTGCGCCTCGGTGGCCTCACCCTTCTTCAGTTTCTTGTTCGCGTGGATCGGGAACAGGATCAGCTTGCTACGGTACACCTTCAGGCGCTGAACGTTCGCCTGGCGGCTCTCCACCGATTTCGACTGACGGCGCGGATCCACGGCAATGCCGATGGTTTGAGCGAATCCCTTGGTCAAGCCAGCAccctgaaaaaagaaaagaaacaacattaTCAATGCCTCTCCCAACTGCAACCCCATTATTTGTGTCCTAATGAAggaattgatttatttgtacCTAACGAGCCGGAAGTGAGGCAGGAGC
This window harbors:
- the LOC131289208 gene encoding large ribosomal subunit protein eL13, whose product is MVKGNHMISNGHFHKYWQRHIRTWFNQPARKVRRRNNRIKKAKAVFPRPAKGPIRPIVHCPSQRYNTKIRAGRGFTLAELKGAGLTKGFAQTIGIAVDPRRQSKSVESRQANVQRLKVYRSKLILFPIHANKKLKKGEATEAQRKLAKQLKGDVMPITNSKPEVTLGTITEKMKKYGAFEAIRQARLIARHAGARAKKAKDAAENENNQPGEKKEKK